The Raphanus sativus cultivar WK10039 chromosome 2, ASM80110v3, whole genome shotgun sequence DNA segment TTGACCGGCCATCATTATTAGTAGATGactaattaattagtttttcaGTAGGATCCCAGTGTCGATGACGTGGCAGAACATGGCTAAATTTCATCAATGTGGACTGTTGTCCCTTTAGGCTCACCAAAGGTCGCGTCTTTTAAGCCAGCAAAGCCGCGACTTGTCGCCGTTCTAAAGTAACCATCCACTAtctgtttctctgtttttcttcttttcattttgtattattttatgttaatgcGATCCTGATTATTGTGCGAGATCGACTAAAATGGTTGCGTGCCAAGTTCATTATACGCAAACAAAATATGGGAATACATGTGTATATTTAATCTATTCGTTGATCAATTAAGTACCGAATAGATATACAAAAGATTCAACCACTAAACACAaggtctttttctttttgttgttgtcttcAACACAAGGTCAAAtcagttataaaatttatcaccaaataattcgaatatttaaacACCGTTTTTGAATAAGCCTTGTTTTGGTTTCATAAATCATATTATGTGAGCCAGGTTTATCCAGTTCGTATTACACGATCCATTTTATTGTATATCGGATTAATTGTGTGTGATGATAATCAGCATGAAATAGATTGGTGAATTTTGTTGGAGAGAGGAGTATACAATGGGGGAGATAATGTACATACAAAGTTTGTAGGATATGATGTATGCGTTGACAAAAGAAGTAGGGTATGATGTATTGCATCATTACATTGGATAAGATAGCCACCGATTAAAAGTGGAAAGAGattaaaagaaagaagataagAGTTTGGCTTTGATGTTAATTGAGAAACTAGACTAATGGTACAATATTATAAGAGTAAGAGTTGGCAATGTCGTATAAACATCAGAAGACACTTTCCTCTGATAGTCATCAACAAGTGAAGTAGGTACaattattcaaaacaaaatataatccACCAATGTTCTTAACTAATAATATGATACGTAGATAACAGATAAGGCCCAAAAGGCAAAGAAAAGAGGCCCATAAATATTCAGAGATGAAGAAGGAAGTCTCGGTGAGCAGCGTAGTCAACGAAACTGTAGAGAGGAGCAACTGATGATTCTCCATACTTGTCAAAAACTCGCAGCTCCTTCTTCGCCTTTACACTAAGCTCATCTGCCATTTCCATAGCCCTCTCTGTTCCAAAGGCTCCCGCAAAGTTGTTATTGTCGAGTGTGATGTCATCCACCACCTGATAGAGCATCCCAACAGCTCTGCCGTACAATCTGAGAGACTGAAGCTCATCATCAGTGGCACCACCCAAGAGACCACCACAGACGGCAGAGCACTCCCCCATGGCACCGAATTTCTTCTCGTGAGCAAAGGAAAGAGGAAAGGGGCCTCCTTCGAGGTCAACGTACTGACCAGCAGCCATACCGGTAGAGCCGACGGTGCGGGCAATCTCGGAGATGATACGGAGGATGGTGGAAGGGGGAACAAGGTGAGGAGGGGTGAGAGAAACAATGTGGTGGAAGCCAAGAGGGAAGAGGGCATCGCCAGCGAGAATGGCCATGTCAGCACCGAAGACAGTGTGGTTAGATGGCTTTCCTCTGCGGACAGGATCATCGTCCATACAGGGGAGGTCATCGTGAATAAGCGAAGCCGCGTGgacctgatgatgatgatgaaatcaAATATTGTTTTGCTTTTATTCCAACCAAGAGGAGGGTTTCTATTTGAAAAAttggaaagagagagagagagagagagatgaatggAATGGAAGGGAAAGGAACCATTTCAAGGGCACATGCGGTGGGGAAAGCGGCGAGACGATGGCCACCGAAGAGCTCGCAGGCGGCGACACACATAACAGGAGGGGCACGCTTGGCGCCTTTAGCTAGGACTGAGTATCTCATCGCCTCATAGATCCCCGCAGGGTACTTAACTGGTATCGCTTCCTCCAGCTTCTGGTTTATCTCCCTTATTAGGCTTCTCCAATACTTCCTCAGATCGAACTTATTATTCGACGTCGATGATGTTGCCCCAATCCGAATTGATTGTTTCATCCCCCGCATACGCATACGCATACGCATACGCATACGCTTTGGAATTGGTTTCTCCGCAACTAAACCACTATAGCGGAGTGGAGTTGCTGAAGCAGCGCTAAACAGCATCGCCTCGTCTGATCTATCTTTCTATTATCTATTGTCTCCGTCGCCTCCGGATCGGAATTCGGATCTATCGAGCAAAAGTATATTACAGTACAGTGTTGTTGTTTACAACTGTTAAcaaatttagaatttaatttgAATACGTGGGCCGAACTGGAATATATGGGCTTACAATAAAAGCAGCAGCCTCCCAtttgcttctttctttttttctttcaactccaacaaaataaaagaagagaATTTTATTATGATAATACAACCCAACGTGTGTGAAGCAAAGGGAAAAAGTGAAGTTAGGGTTTGGAATGTTAGCAGCAAACATACAAGACTTTGGAATTTGTACCTATCTTTCCCCAACTAAAAGGCATTCCTTTTATTTtctgattaaaagaaaaaacaaaacaaaacaaatatggtTATTGGTTAGATTTTCTGAGATTGCTCTGAAGGTTACAGATATTGcctaaaaagaaagagaataatCAGAAAAAATGTTAACCAATAGCGAAGTAAAAGCTGTATACATGTACAAGGCCAAAGAAGAGAGAGGGGACACAGCTGTGATGCAAAGAGTAGGTGCAGTGGCATGACATCCACCCATATATATTCACACTAGGAGATGGTTCTTTGTTCATTTGATAATAAAtactaataataaatataaagaagaagaagaagaatagatgacaaaaaaaaaaaaagaagaagaatatgtgAATATCAAAAGAATCAGATTGTATTCAACAAAACCTGTAGTTGAGTAGGATAGTAGACACGCCAGGCCACCTTCCCTGCTTGTCCATTCTAACATACGACTTGTCAGTGTGTTGTTGCGATATGCTGAGCTGGCAACCacttccttccttcttcttcttcgtcattatatatatgattcacaCTCGCTTTCCTCTTCTCATCGCATTCCTTACAGATTTTTTATCATAGAAACTTAAAGcagaataaatataatttaaaaaaaaaatgggagGCTGCTGCTTTCTCTTCTTATTCGTTGTTGTGctcctcttctcctcctcctcctcctcagttGACGCTTGCGACCGATGTCCTCACCGCTCTAAGGCTGCTTTCTTCTCCTCCGCATCTGCCCTATCCTGtatcccctctctctctctttctttcttaatGTTTTATACTCTTCTTccctgtttttctttttttctcatcCATTGCCTTGCCTTTGCAGCCGGAGCTTGTTCTTATGGTTCTATGGCTACGGGTTTTTTCGCCGGTCACATCGCCGCCGCCGTTCCTTCCATCTACAAAGACGGCGCTGGCTGCGGTGCTTGCTTTCAGGTCAGATGCAACAACCTCACTCTTTGCAGCACCAAAGGAACCACGGTGATGGTCACCGACCTCAACATGAGCAACCAGACCGATCTCGTCCTCAGCAGCAGAGCCTTCAGGGCCATGGCCAAACCGGTTGTCGGCGCTGACACAGATCTTCTCAGACAAGGCATCGTCGACATTGAATATCACAGGTtcatcatctttctttctttttttttttttttgctttacttAATACagtaaaaatttataaccaaaaaaagaaactgaaaacaGAGTTCCTTGCGATTACGGAAACAAGAAAATGTTGAATGTGAGAGTTGAAGAATCAAGCAAAAAACCATACTACTTGGCTATAAAGCTCTTGTACCAAGGAGGCCAAACCGAAGTCGTAGCTATCGACATTGCTCAGGTTGGTTCCTCCAACTGGAGTTACATGACCCGAAGCCACGGTGCCGTATGGGTCACTGACAAAGTACCCACCGGATCTCTTCAGTTCAGGTTCTTGGTGACAGCTGGCTACGACGGCAAAACGCTCTGGTCTCACAAGGTTCTTCCTGCCAACTGGGAAGCCGGCAAGACCTACGACGCCGGCGTTCAGATCACCGACATTGCTCAGGAAGGCTGTGATCCATGCGACGATCACATCTGGAACTGACTTTGACTTActtctcctttttttctttctttctttcttagaAGCATTCCTTATATCATCATCATGTactataaataatcaaaaccaTTAACTGAGATTCTACCAGAACTATTACTAAACAAGAGAACTaagaaagatttttttaaaaggaatgATGGACATATGTGTGTGCAAAGGAGGTCTATCTACACATTTACCACCATTCTTTTTCTATCTGTAACCTTTGCATTATGTTAATATGACATTACTTCTTTCGTTATGTTTCAAAGAATTCCTCGGTTGATAAAAGAATGCTGCTTCTTGAACAAACAGAAGAAATGCTCCTAACCGCTTCGAGTCAGTGTCCAAGTAACTCCCAAGGCCATGAGTCATCCTTGTCCCTTTTTGGAAGTTTTGCTTTTCTGCAACCTGCATACACTTGAAAGGAAACATGCAAATAAAAAGTATACAACCTGTGTAGTTAATTGGTTTGGAATAAACTATCATGTCATTGTTTTGTTAGAAAGACAAAGCGAACATGAaggtttatttttataagaaaacatgCTTCATATTTACGCTATGTTTCTTCTTCAAAATCTGTacacaaatatatattcaaatatttaacgGCTTCTAGGTGATCTGGAAAACCCCTGCGCGTTGAGAAGGAACAAAATGAGAGAGCTACCAACAACACCGGATGTTTATGATGATCTCCTGTGAATGTTTAGTTAGTCTTTTGTGATCCATCTACGACCCCTTACTTCAAAGCCACTATAAGCTTGATCACTACTGCTCTCTCCCCCGCTTTCCCAACTCGACTTTCGCCTGTGCTTCTTAGTCCTTGTAACTCCACTGTCACTAAAACTCCCATTCAAAAGAGGATCATCGATCCCGCGAATCACTCTCCGactagatgatgatgatgatgacatgcAAGTGCAACTGTCATCTTTTACTCTTCTCTTGTCCTTATCGTGTTTCTTTATGTTTTGCGACATCTTGTGCAGTTTCTCATTGAACTTTGTTTGTTATGCTCTTCTCCATAGGCTCTACTGCTTGAGTCACTGTGAACCTCACGTCTTTCACAATCTacaagatatatataaatatacatagaGCCTCTTTTCTGATCATcagataaaaaatcaatttttattgaatttacaAGCAAGGAATACTCACGTATTCACCTCCACCAACGAACACATCTCTCATGCTTTCTTTGATGGTCATACCACTTTTGATATCAACGTCAGGATGTGGCAGGCGGACCTTTGTTCGTCTCTCACTGTCTCTAATCTCATCTGGATCAATAGGACAGTCGACCGATACATAGTCACCGAGAACTGAAACAGATCCAGTAAAGCGATCTCCCAGTTGACCGTACGGTTTTGCCGGGAATACATACAGGTGAACAACCGAAGCAATTCCCATCTGCACTGGACCAACACAAACTTTTGATTCATtcattttgacaaaaataaaaataaaagacttgCACATACTGTTGTAAATTGGAAATGAcgaaaaaatatttgtgttgGTTACAAAAGGACATGTAGGTACCTCAATGCAAATGATGAAATCTTGAACACTAGTCTTCAGCTGCAAGGTATGTGCAATGGAACTTTTGAACAAACCGAGGGAAGAGAGAAGAGCAATGGCAACACCTTGCCACCAAGTCAAGAACACGATTGACTTGAATGTTAGAAACTTGGCAAGGGGCTTTATGTGGGAAAGCTCATCTTTTGTTGCACCATAGAACTGAACCAGACAGTATAATGCCCATGACTGGCTAAAATTTAGAACAACCGCCAAGTAAGGGTACCTACAAAAAATCACATGAAAAACGGTGAGATGCCCGTATCATATTGTTCATGAAAGATGAAACATATTTGTTCATTGCTATGACGTACCCACAATTCCATTTAAACTCTCCTTCACAGTACACACCGAAGGCTTCAAGAATGAGGGCAGTGAGGGCAGTAAGAGACTTTATAATCATCtgcaaaaggaaagaaatagtATTAAGTTGGAGCTCAAAGAGACAAGACATGTAGGAGGATGGGGGAAACATACATACATATTGAACGATACCAAACTTAACAAGTTGATAGAACCAGTGACTGAGCCTCCAGGGTTTTAAGAAAAGATTCATAGGAAAAGGATGTTTAATAGTTCCCTTATCATCATTGTGATGATCTACTAGGAGGGGAGTGTTAAAGCTCTTGCGGCCTTGGCGTTGCATAAACTCAATGGTCCTATCTTCCCCACCtggtaaaaaaaagagaagtgtttggaatgacaaaaaaaaagggataaaagaagaaaggaaaggagGGAGTGAGAGTAATAATACCTAAGCAGGCAACGAGGTAGCGACCAAAACAGTACATGGCAAAGGATTCATAGCAGTCACGTAGAATGCCACAATCAACGCTGATGGATGGGTTCACAAGTGATGCAAACTGTTGTTATATCGatagattagattagattaGCTTTGGCTTAgtaagaagacaaaaaaaaagtaaaaagacaTATTTCCCTCACAGACTCAATTGAATAGCAAGGGACCATGAGGATGACTCCGATCAAAAACATTTGctcctgaaaacaaacaaaaaacaaatgaaaagaaaagatgatataacaaaaaaaggaaagagaagaagTGTCAAACCTCAGGGTTTTTGTAAGTAGAGAGGTGATCGAAGACAAGATACATGGAAAGGGAGAGGGTGAGGATCAAAAAAGCACCAGCCATCAAGCTTGCCCAAGCGGGAGCCGAGTaagttgatgatgatgatgatatatcCATCATCACTCACCCCCTAACCACAAACAAGTAGGATGAGCTGAATGAATGAATCTAATAAGAATTTAAACCCATCCATTAGAATATGACATATTTGGATCTCTGACCAAAAGGATCCGAGACGGAGACTGCTACCTAATGAGTGACGACGAAAGGGATCAGAGCTGCTTTCCCCTTTTCACCTTCTTCTTTTGTCCATTGGTCCAGAAACGAAGGAAAAGCCCCCCCCCCCCGAAACTGAAAAACGGCATGCATTTCTGGCGCTGATTACTAAAAACGGCACGAAACAACCGCAGGTTGATACGACTCCACACAAAACATGCAGAGCTGCTTTGTCCTTTTTGACAGGTACTAATAGAGAGCTATTCACTTCTCTTCTGGAAACTTTCagtttctcattttcttttacTTATGATGACTTGCCCCCCCCCCCTATCATTGAACCATTTCTCCTCGTGATTGATTGGTGCCCTCAACTTGTGATGTTTTCAGGTGGCGCAGAGCTCAAACTATGTACTCAACACACACTCTGCACCAAGTTAAAATGCCTTACTGCTCGCTCAGTCTCGTTGGTGACCTCTGCTTTTGTCCCCTATTTCTTATGCTTTTTGTCAGTGATACTTACTGCGCAATGTATGACATTTTTGTGGACTAAGTAAAACTTCCTTTACATACCTTAAGGTAATAAAAAGCTTTCTTTCTGACTTTGCAAAGGACTAAAACCCACTTTGTTTCCTTCCTTCCTTACTCGCACAAGTCTTGAGAGTGAAATGCACTCTAATTCGTTTCTGCAGCCTGATGAATTGTTTTCTGCCAATCTTTAGCCATTGTAGTAGTAGAGCGCAGCTTTCCTTACCATTTTCAATTGTTCTTGGTCAAAAGGAATTAAGGATGCAGAACAACAAGCTTTGTCCCTTTTCAACCTTGTATcagaaaatgataatatttgtttatttcaaaTGCAGACATAACAACACAACACATTtgtattttgtgtatatttacAAACCAGAAAACAGAGCTCATGTCTTTTATTCCGACCATCATCAATATACAAATCCAATCACAAATCAGATGCtcttaaaatcatatatatacatgagtATATGACACATCTTGGATACAAGCTTCACTGCTTACACTTTGACAGAGAAGATCTCACTCAGGGAACTCCAAGTTCCCGACACAGCAAGAACCACTCCCAGTCCCACTATCGCCATGTCCAGGCTCCATTGCTTCCACCCCATCTCTTCCTTGAACACCAGCAAATGAAACAAAGCAGGTAACACAAACCCTAAGATGCAGCAAGTGCTGCTCCCCACCAATGACAAAAAATCTGTAAAGTTTGGCACAAAGAGAGCCACCAGAGTCACTGCCAATACTAGCAGCCATCTCAGGCACGCAGAGTACATCCCACCCGAGAACCGCCTCTCTACTATCTCAAACACCGGATTCATCATCAAGGGGAAGGTGAAGAAGAGGTTGATGCAGAGTCCAAGCTGAACAATAGTGCTGATAAGTCCTGCCCCCAAGTTGGCGGTGATGATGTCCATTGTGTCCTCACCAAAAGCCAAGTAACCTAAGAAACCAAAGGCTATGTATATGAAAGAGATGAATCCCATGCCGAGTGCCAAGACTTTGCCGAACTTGTCCTTGTCTTTCATCTCCGATTCAAGAGGCAAGACCATTCCAACACCTTCAAAAGAATAAACGGCCACGCCCATCCCATAGAAGAAGAGGGACATACCACCGAAGGCAACAACGTCAGGCCTTTGCTTGAGTATAATCATGGAATCCTCAACAATGACGACGGCCATAGCGGCAAGATCAACAAGGTCGGCGAAGATGCTGAGAGGAGCCAAGTGAGTGAGGGTCTTGATGGAGTTGAGACCAAGCTGGAAGGGGAAGCATCCCCAGATGTAGAGACTCTTAGAGGAGACTCCGAGGAATTCAGAGCCGAGGCGTGTAAACTGATGCCTGAGACTGGTGGGGGAATCAGGATCGAAAAGATTAGCTAGAGTAGTGCCGATGAAGATAAGATATCCGACACAAAAGCCAGCTTgagacaaaataataaaaaggtcAACGACGAGCCTGCCGAGGGAACCGCAGACGGCAAAGCCAAGGTCACCAAAAGAGCCGATCTTGGAGAAACCACCGCCGT contains these protein-coding regions:
- the LOC108820644 gene encoding heterodimeric geranylgeranyl pyrophosphate synthase small subunit, chloroplastic; this encodes MLFSAASATPLRYSGLVAEKPIPKRMRMRMRMRMRGMKQSIRIGATSSTSNNKFDLRKYWRSLIREINQKLEEAIPVKYPAGIYEAMRYSVLAKGAKRAPPVMCVAACELFGGHRLAAFPTACALEMVHAASLIHDDLPCMDDDPVRRGKPSNHTVFGADMAILAGDALFPLGFHHIVSLTPPHLVPPSTILRIISEIARTVGSTGMAAGQYVDLEGGPFPLSFAHEKKFGAMGECSAVCGGLLGGATDDELQSLRLYGRAVGMLYQVVDDITLDNNNFAGAFGTERAMEMADELSVKAKKELRVFDKYGESSVAPLYSFVDYAAHRDFLLHL
- the LOC108842943 gene encoding expansin-like A2 produces the protein MGGCCFLFLFVVVLLFSSSSSSVDACDRCPHRSKAAFFSSASALSSGACSYGSMATGFFAGHIAAAVPSIYKDGAGCGACFQVRCNNLTLCSTKGTTVMVTDLNMSNQTDLVLSSRAFRAMAKPVVGADTDLLRQGIVDIEYHRVPCDYGNKKMLNVRVEESSKKPYYLAIKLLYQGGQTEVVAIDIAQVGSSNWSYMTRSHGAVWVTDKVPTGSLQFRFLVTAGYDGKTLWSHKVLPANWEAGKTYDAGVQITDIAQEGCDPCDDHIWN
- the LOC108843551 gene encoding amino acid transporter AVT3C, translated to MGFDKQASSSSSSSSYTLKMPPPSREDTPLLGKGPPLSSQFKTFANIFIAVVGAGVLGLPYAFKRTGWLMGVLLLLSVSLLTHHCMMLLVYTRRKLDSLNGGGFSKIGSFGDLGFAVCGSLGRLVVDLFIILSQAGFCVGYLIFIGTTLANLFDPDSPTSLRHQFTRLGSEFLGVSSKSLYIWGCFPFQLGLNSIKTLTHLAPLSIFADLVDLAAMAVVIVEDSMIILKQRPDVVAFGGMSLFFYGMGVAVYSFEGVGMVLPLESEMKDKDKFGKVLALGMGFISFIYIAFGFLGYLAFGEDTMDIITANLGAGLISTIVQLGLCINLFFTFPLMMNPVFEIVERRFSGGMYSACLRWLLVLAVTLVALFVPNFTDFLSLVGSSTCCILGFVLPALFHLLVFKEEMGWKQWSLDMAIVGLGVVLAVSGTWSSLSEIFSVKV